The Candidatus Neomarinimicrobiota bacterium region GCTCGTTTTCTGGATGTTGTGTTCAGGATTATCGATTCTGGTGGGTCCCATGGTACTGGATTACCCATTGGTAATCTCACATCTCAATTTCTGGCCAATGTCTATCTGGATACACTGGATACGTATATCCGTCATAAGTTAAAGGGACTTGCTTATATCCGTTATATGGATGATGTGGTTCTCTTTTCCAATTCAAAAGAATCTTTAAAGCAGGTAAAGCCTGCCATAGAGACTTTTTTGGCTGAAAGGCTTAGGCTCAATTTGAAAGAAAGGGCGACTTTAATCAATCAACGCCTGAATGGTCTGAGTTTTCTGGGTGCCAGAATCTATCCGGCCACAATCCGTATTCATCGTAAAAGCCTCAAGCGTTCCCTGAAGACTTTAAAACAAAGAAAATGGGAATTTAATCATTGTCGTATTAGACAAGATACTTATCTGAATTCACTGAATTCTATAGCTGCACATATATCCTGGTTTCATACGGCAACTATTCGAAAATTCATCTTTGACAAAGGGTAAAGAGTGTTTTATCAGGCTCGAACCGTGTGCTCCGCGGTGGTAGTTGGAACAACAACGCGACCAACTGCCGGGTTGCCAATCGCAACAACAATAACCCGTCCAACAGCAACAACAACAACGGTTTTCGCCTCCTCAATATGTTTTATGCAGAAATCAGGTATCTAAGGACACCTGAACCGTCACATAAACATCCAGCTCTTTATCCTCATCCGTTTAAAAGCGGATAAATACACTCCATCATCCGGAGTTTAGTAGGCTTCCATCTGCTCGAAAGATTCCGGGTGATATATCGGATTTCCTCCGCCAACCCCACTCTTTACCCACATATAGGAAGTTTTAGTCCAAACCCTTACACCCCTGAGTCCACTTTCAGGGGCTTTTTTATATCCCCCCGTTTTTTATCCCCTTCCCTCAATACTGCCAAATCCCGCTGACATAACTATAGTGAGCACGGGTGAATACCACAACTGCTCTCAGCAAACCCGGAAAAGGGGAGACGTGAACGTGGGTGAGCCCGGAGAACTGAAACCAAAGAACACACATTGGAAAGGAGTTTATCATGGCCTATCTGAAAAAGTCCAGGAAGAACTACTACGGCATATACAAGGGACAAGGGAATAAAACACGGTGCATATCCTTGAAAACACAGTCCTTGTCGCTGGCAAAACAACGCTTGCGTGCGGTGAATAAGCTTGAATATGAAATCAAACTCGGTATCACGGAAGATCCCCTCGCAGATAAGGCATCCCTGTCCGGGAACACCCTGTCTGCCATGGTATCACTTTTCCTGAAATCCCAGGAGAACCTGATCCAGAAGTCAACACTCCAGCGGTATAAGGATGCCCTTAATGAGTTGATCCGCATCTTCGGAAAAGATAAACCCATAGATTCCTTTGTCAAATCGGATAATGCGATTCTGATGAAAGGTTTGCTTCATGCGGAGCGGGTGAACCCCAAATCCGGAAAGATCGAGACCCGGTTTACACCCACAACGGTGAACATTCTTCTCCGGGGAATCCGCCGTTTTTTCAACTGGGCGGTGGAAGAAGAGTATATTGATAAACTGCCCTTCAGGATTAAGCTTCTGAAGATTGATAAGTCTCATCCTAAGTTCATGACGGATGATGAAGTAAAGCAACTCATGAAAGCAGCTGAAGATAAGCCCTTGATGCGGGATGTTTTTCTTATTCACCTGAATACTGGTATGAGGGTTTCTGAACTGAAAAACAGTGAGCTTCTGCCGGATGGAGAACATCTCCGCATTACCAACACCAAAGGCCGTCAGGATCGGATTATACCCATTGATCCTGAATTAGTGGATACATATCTGAAAGTGAAAGAGAATGTCCCGCATAAATGTACTGTCTCTCATCAGTTCAAGGTGTTTGCCCAAAAAGCCGGGTTGTCTAATGATATCACTTTCCACAGCCTGAGACACACCTTTGCCGTGCGCCACTGGATTAAACACCGGGACATTAACCTGACAAAACAGGTTTTAGGACATTCCTCGGTTGTTGTGACTGAAATCTACACGAAGATCCCCATCGACTACCTGAAGAATGTGATCAACATTCGAAATAATCATCACTGAATGACATGAAACCGGGGTTTTGCATTGGATGTTCTCCCGTGATATAAGCCCCGGTATTTCAATAAAACAATACCCTCTCAGGGAATCATTGCGGCACATGTTTCCGCGATGTTTCCGGTATTTTTCATGAATGTAATATTTGCTGTACTTGTAACAGGTTGTTAGTCAATACGTTATAGGCAAATTCATCATACAGTCTGTTTCCGTTACTGTAAACGGTCAGGTTCTATCGTTTTGGTAATTTACGGAAGATGCTTCTCTTCAGCTGTTCCGTGGTATTCCTCTAACACCACGTAAAATCAATGCAATACACAATTGGAACAACCCTGAAAATGTTTCCGCTATGTTTCCGTTAAACAAGATAAAACCCTGCTAAAATTGAGCAAATTAAGCACTTTTCAGGGGGTAAAAAACAAGCCCCCGGAACGACTCGGAGGCTTGTAATGTGTTGATATTCAGCGACTTATCTTCGTACGCCACCAGGGAATCGAACCCCGAACCAACGGATTAAGAGTCCGCTGCTCTACCAATTGAGCTAGTGACGCATCTGTACGCACGGAAGGATTTGAACCCTCGGCCTACGGAACCGGAATCCGTCGCTCTATCCAGCTGAGCTACGTGCGCATGTCCCTCAAAAAAGCTAAGTAATATAACAGAGATTCCTGAAAAAATAAATGCTTTTTCTCTCCCGTTTCTTGCTCTTTCTTTTTTTAAAATAAATCGGCATGCTTATATTCTCAAAATTTTGAAAATTTTGTTTAGAATCCTAACCAATCAATATCTGCAGGCAATTTGAAAATATGATTCATGTTCTCTTTTCGCTTTACCAGTTTGTCTTTGTCTTCTTCTTGTATATGGGGTTCCGCGTCCTTCTCCGGCAACACTATTCAACCCTGAACAGGGTGTTCTTTTCCCTAAGCCTGAGCCTCGCGATCTGGTCCTTTACAACCGGCTATATGCTGGTTGCCGCTTCACAAACCTCTGCCAATGCCTGGCGCCAGTTTTCTACACTGGGCTTTTGCCTGATGCCTGCCTTTTTCCTCCATTTTTTCATGCTTAAAACCCGTTTTAAACCACTGCGAACCTGCAAAATCTGTCCCTGGTTAATATATGTCCCCGGTATTATATATATCCTCATCGCCTTTTTTAATCCCCGGGCTTTTGCAGACGGTCAATACGTCCGTATGGCTTATGGATGGACCTTCCTTTCCTCAGGTTCCTGGCTGGACTGGTCTTATAATGTGTATTATTCATCCTATCTCATTTTCGGCATTTCCCTGTTGTTACGCCGGCGGAGAAAGACGGATAAAAAACGGGAGAAAAATCAGGCGCTTCTGATTATTTTATCCCTCATCATCACTTTTATCCTTGGTTCGCTGACGGATATTATCCTCCCGATGCTGAAAATATCTGCTCCGCCCCTTGCCGTGATTTTTACACTGATTCCGGCATCGACCCTCTGGTATACCATCGAGAAGTACCGCGTGATGGGAATCAGTACCCGGAATATTGTATCGGATATTCTCAAAAATATGGGGGAGGGGTTCCTATTGCTGGATATGGGAGGACGTGTCCGGGAAATCAGCAACGAAACTCTGAAACTCCTGGCGTGTACACGGGAAGACCTGATCCTGAAACCGGTGTCTATGATCATTGCCGAATCAGATGTCCACCACATCTCACGCCTCCTGGATAAGGAAAACAGAAAACCTGTCCGGAATCTGGATATCAGTCTACGGCGGTGCGACGGAAAGACTTTCCCGGCTCTCTTCTCCATGGCCCCGGTTTTTGACGACTGGAATGATGTGTTGGGATACATTTGCACTTTCCGGGATTATACAGAAGATCAGAAAAACGAAAAGCAAATCCGAACATCCCTCCGGGAAAAAGAAATCCTCCTGGCGGAAATTCACCACCGGGTGAAAAATAATCTTCAGTTGATTAACAGCCTGGTAAATATGCAGCAAAAGCTCTCCAGTGAGGAAAATACCGTCCTGAAAAGTGTAAAAAGCCGAATCCGAGCCATATCCCTCGTCCATGAAAAAATTTTTCGTCACCGGAATGTTGAGACCATTGATTTTTCCGATTACTTAAAAGATTTCCTTTCCCATCTTTTGCTGATGTATAAAAAGCCGGATCTCCATATCAATACGCATGTTCATGTGGAAAATGTGGTGCTTCCCCTGGAACAGGCGACGCCCTGCTCTCTGATTCTGAATGAGATTATCAGCAATGCCCTCAAATACGGGTTTACCGGACAGGAATCGGGAGATCTTTGGATTTCATTTGTGATGGAAAAGGAACACTATGTTCTTACGATAAAGAATGACGGGAAACCCATGCCGGAACATGCCATGAAAAGCGATACCTTTGGCTTGGGGATGAAGATAACAAAGGCACTGGTGCAGCAATTGAAAGGATCTCTTGAGATACTCAGTTCCGGCGGGACAACTTTCAGGATTCGGTTTCCCAAAATGGATACGTCTGCTCTCCAAAGGTTTTAATGATATAAATCCTATAGAATTTTTCGTAAAACCGGTGGGATAATCAGCGATCCCAGAATTAATCCTCCCAGGGGAAAGAAATACCAGGGGCTGTTTATTAAAAGTTGGGTCAGGTTATGGGTGCAGGATATGATTCCATGGAGGATGATGTCCAGGTTGGAGCCAAAAAAGACGGCAAGTCCCAAGAGGGTAACAATATTCAATATCAAATCCGGTGAATAGAAAGGGTTTGAAGTTTTTTTCAGGATAGCTTTTTTTACAGAGCCGGGCATGGGGGTGGAGGAAAGATTGCTTAAACGGCGGGCAATGTCTTCCGTTTCACCGATGAGGGCACGACACGATGCACATGTTTCCAGATGCTCCCGGGCAGCCGGCGGGAGGGATTCAGTCCCGTATTCAATCCAAATTTTTTCAAATATTTCACACTGCATTATGATACCCTTTTGCTTTCAAATGTTTAACCAGCATCAGTCTGCCCCGACGGATTCGGGCCTTGACGGTATTCAGGGGCAAATCCAGTATCCGGGCAATCTCTTCATACCGGCAGGACATGAAATGATACAAAACCAGCGGAGTCTTCATTTCCGGGGGCAGAGTCTCCACACAGGAACGAAGATCCGGTAATAACTCATTGTCCTGAGATTCACTGGCGGTTTTTCCAAAATCCCCATCCTCCCGGCTGATTTGATAATGCCGGCTTTTCAGATAGGAGATACAAGTGTTACGGGTGATTTGCAATATCCAGGATTTCAGGGAGGATTCCTCCTTAAAAGTGTGGAATTTTTTCCAGATTTTCAGGAAGACATCCTGGGTGATATCCGAAGCATCCTCTTTATTTTTTACGAAATGGTACGCGAATCCGTATACATCATCACCCAGATAACGGAGAATCTCCCCAAAGGCCTGATGCTGATGTCCTTCCCGGCAGAGACGGAGTATTTTCTTTTCCATGATCGGATCCATTAATAGAAAGACGCATTAACGGTAATTTTGTTGCTGATTTTAATATAGAGATTTTTTTTCTTTTTTTTTATGCAACAATTCTACAAATGGCAGGTCTTCTTAAAAAAACAAAAATGAAAAAGGAGAACCATGGAATCAGTACTTATTCCCCTGGGTATCATGATCCCTTTCTTTGGGGTGATCGCTTATCTGGTTTACGTGTCGTTCAAGGAAAAAGAACTAATCCATCAGGAAATCATGAAAGCCCTGGAACTGGGGGTGGATGTCCCTGAAATTCAGATCCGGAAAAAGGTGGATAATCTGAAACGCGGACTTGTTTTACTGACTTTCGGTATTGCCCTTTTTATTGCCTTGTGGATTACCACCGAACTGAAATACGCCTCCTGGGCGTTATTGCCTGTGGCGGTAGGAATTGCTTATCTCCTGTACCATAAGTATATGTTTAGACGTTTAGATGTTTAGATGTTTAGATGTTTAGACGTTGAGACGTTTAGACGTTGAGAGGTTGAGAGGTTGAGAGGTACAGACGTTAGGTCGTTAAGTGGTTCAGACGGTTAAGGAAATAGGGCGCCTTGATTCCACCCTGTTAATGGTTGAGTCTACACGGTGACCGGGAAGTGAGAAACGGTGAAACGTAGCCCTGGACTTCAGTCCGGGGAGATGAGGGCACAACCGAAAACCCCCAACCCATAAATCCATGAACCAACAATCAGGAGCGAAGCGACACCCGGCAGAATGAATCGCGAGGGACGGGGTACGAGTATCGAGATGCCCAATTCCCGGTTATCGGTTAGGCCGCCGTAGGCTGATGTACCGGGATGCTGTCTACCGCTTATTCAACGCCCATAAATGGCATCGTTTATATTGAACAAGGACGCTAAAGCACCCTCAGATTCAATCAATTAAGCCCAATATATTAAAAATAATATAATCTTGCATTTGATCGCCGCCGGGATTATTTTATCCCCGGGGGCATACACGTATAAGCATATTCCTATATGGTGAGATTAGAATTATTGAATTTGCGTGACCTGTGTCCAGACCAAATCCGCAACCCCAACCCGCAACTCGAAACCCGCAACTCGAAACCCGCAACCCACATCATTCACTTCAAATGGCTTATTTTTTGTGCCGATCTGAATCCGGGTGTCTGAATGGTAACAATATAGAGTCCTGAAGGTTGAGCCGAGGCGTCCCACTCGGTTGTGAAGGTCCCGGCTTGTTTATGTTCAAAGTGTTTCTGATAAATCTGCCAGCCGCTGATGTCGTAAATGGCAAGCCGGATATGGGTGGCATAGGGAATAGTATACCGGATCTGTACAACCGGATTGAACGGATTGGGATATGCCGGATGCAATTGCCACGAGGATGCTGGCTGTTTAAAACATGCCACACCCGAAGTGACTGTTTGGATTACATCGCTTTCATTACTCAGGCGGTCCTGGGCGGAAATCCCGTACTGATAGTTTTCAAAATCCGTGTCTGTATATGTCAAAGGTTCTGAAGCGGGAATGACGGCCAGGAGATGTGAATTATCAACCCGATTCAGAGTTTCACCCTGAGGCCATTTATAGACCAGGTAGCGGTAAGCGGAGTCATCATGGGCTTCTGTGACCTCTCCGGCCTGCCAGTTGAGATGTGCTCCCGATTCATTGAATTCTATGGTGACATTTACAGGTGCCGGTGCCGGGAGGGAGTCTTTCCAAGTCA contains the following coding sequences:
- a CDS encoding tyrosine-type recombinase/integrase, whose product is MAYLKKSRKNYYGIYKGQGNKTRCISLKTQSLSLAKQRLRAVNKLEYEIKLGITEDPLADKASLSGNTLSAMVSLFLKSQENLIQKSTLQRYKDALNELIRIFGKDKPIDSFVKSDNAILMKGLLHAERVNPKSGKIETRFTPTTVNILLRGIRRFFNWAVEEEYIDKLPFRIKLLKIDKSHPKFMTDDEVKQLMKAAEDKPLMRDVFLIHLNTGMRVSELKNSELLPDGEHLRITNTKGRQDRIIPIDPELVDTYLKVKENVPHKCTVSHQFKVFAQKAGLSNDITFHSLRHTFAVRHWIKHRDINLTKQVLGHSSVVVTEIYTKIPIDYLKNVINIRNNHH
- a CDS encoding RNA-directed DNA polymerase, whose product is ARFLDVVFRIIDSGGSHGTGLPIGNLTSQFLANVYLDTLDTYIRHKLKGLAYIRYMDDVVLFSNSKESLKQVKPAIETFLAERLRLNLKERATLINQRLNGLSFLGARIYPATIRIHRKSLKRSLKTLKQRKWEFNHCRIRQDTYLNSLNSIAAHISWFHTATIRKFIFDKG
- a CDS encoding sigma-70 family RNA polymerase sigma factor → MEKKILRLCREGHQHQAFGEILRYLGDDVYGFAYHFVKNKEDASDITQDVFLKIWKKFHTFKEESSLKSWILQITRNTCISYLKSRHYQISREDGDFGKTASESQDNELLPDLRSCVETLPPEMKTPLVLYHFMSCRYEEIARILDLPLNTVKARIRRGRLMLVKHLKAKGYHNAV
- a CDS encoding PAS domain-containing protein, yielding MIHVLFSLYQFVFVFFLYMGFRVLLRQHYSTLNRVFFSLSLSLAIWSFTTGYMLVAASQTSANAWRQFSTLGFCLMPAFFLHFFMLKTRFKPLRTCKICPWLIYVPGIIYILIAFFNPRAFADGQYVRMAYGWTFLSSGSWLDWSYNVYYSSYLIFGISLLLRRRRKTDKKREKNQALLIILSLIITFILGSLTDIILPMLKISAPPLAVIFTLIPASTLWYTIEKYRVMGISTRNIVSDILKNMGEGFLLLDMGGRVREISNETLKLLACTREDLILKPVSMIIAESDVHHISRLLDKENRKPVRNLDISLRRCDGKTFPALFSMAPVFDDWNDVLGYICTFRDYTEDQKNEKQIRTSLREKEILLAEIHHRVKNNLQLINSLVNMQQKLSSEENTVLKSVKSRIRAISLVHEKIFRHRNVETIDFSDYLKDFLSHLLLMYKKPDLHINTHVHVENVVLPLEQATPCSLILNEIISNALKYGFTGQESGDLWISFVMEKEHYVLTIKNDGKPMPEHAMKSDTFGLGMKITKALVQQLKGSLEILSSGGTTFRIRFPKMDTSALQRF